DNA sequence from the Bradyrhizobium diazoefficiens genome:
CTCCGGATCCAAGATCGCCGACCAGTACTTCCGCCTGATGGGCGCGATCCCGCAGATCATGGCGTTCTCGGAAGTCTACCAGGCGCTGCAGACCGGCGTGGTCGACGGCTGCGAGAACACCGCCTCCAATTACCTGACGCAGAAATTCTACGAGGTGCAGAAGGACATCACCGTGTCCTATCACGCGCATCTGCAATATGCCGTCGTCGTCAATTCGAAGTTCTGGTCCGGCCTGCCGCCGGATATCCGCACCCAGCTCGAGAAGGCCATGGCGGATGCAACGGACTACACCAACCAGATCGCGCACCAGGAGAACGAGGACGCGCTGGCCGAGATCAAGAAGTCGGGCAAGACCACGCTGCATTATCTGAGCGACGCCGATCGCAAGGCGTGGCAGGAAGCCATGCAGCCGACTTATAAATGGGCGAAGGGCCGCGTCGGGCAGGAAGTGCTCGATCTCGTCGCCAAGGAACTCGACGTCAAGATGAACTGACGCGCGGTCCGGGATACAACAAACAAACGGTCGGGAGTGAACGCTCCCGACCGTTTCGCACATCAATAGGGGGAATGATTTTGCTTCGCGTGCTCAATCGTGCGCTCAACCATTTGGAAGAATGGCTGATCGCGGCGCTCATTGCGGCTGCAACGGGCCTGATCTTCATCGCGGTGGTGCACCGCTACGGCGCCGGCGAATCGATCAATCTGTCGAGATGGGCGACCGCGCACGGGATGACCTGGCTGGCGTCGCTGTCGATGGCGGTGTTCACCTTCATGTCCGAGCTGGACCTGTCCTGGGCCCAGGAACTCTGCATCTACATGTTCATCTGGATGGCGAAGTTCGGCGCGGCCTATGGCGTGCGCACCGGCATCCATGTCGGCGTCGATCTCCTCGTCAACCGCCTGCCCGAATATTCGCGCAAGCAGGTGATCCTGTTCGCGCTGCTGTGCGGCGCGCTGTTCACCGGCATGATCGCCACCTTCGGCGCCTCCTTCGTCGCCGAGATGTTCAAGACCGGCCAGCAATCGAACGACCTGGAAGCGCCGATGTGGTTCGTCTATCTGGCGATCCCGCTCGGCTCCGGGTTGATGTGCTTCCGCTTCCTCCAGGTCGCCTGGCTCTATTTCTGGACGGGCGAGCTGCCGCACCATGACGAGACCCATGTCGAGGGCGTGGAGACCGACGTCTCGCCGGCGCTGCATCCCCAGCCCGCCGGCGCCGCCACCAGGGCCGCCTCGCGAAAAGTCTCGCCGCTCGGCGTGATCCTGATCATGGCGCCGATCCTGATTTTCGCGATGTGCCTCGCCGAGAAGTTTGGCGTCGTGGTGTTGCCGCATTGGCTGCGTGCCGCGACCGTCTTTGCTCTCCTGATCGCGCTGATGCTGACCGGCATTCCGGTCTCGATCGCGCTCGGCCTCACCGTGATGACGTTCCTGTTCACGCTGACCGCGGTGCCGATCGAAGCCGTCTCGATGAAGCTCTTCACGGGCATCGAGGGTTTCGAGATCATGGCGATCCCGTTCTTCATCCTCGCCGGTAATTTCCTCACCCATGGCGGCGTCGCGCGGCGCATGATCAATTTCGCGACGTCTCTTATCGGGCACTGGCACGGCGGTCTTGGGCTCGCCGGCATCGTCGCCTGCGCGATGTTCGCGCTGGTGTGCGGCTCGAGCGTGGCGACGGTCGCCGCGATCGGCGCCATCGTGCTGCCGGAAATGGTCCGCCACGGCTATCCCATGCGCTTCGGCGCCGGTATCATCACGGTCGCGGGCTCGCTCGGCATATTGATGCTGCCGTCGATCCCGAAGATCGTCTACGCGGTCTCCACCAACACCTCGATCGGCGCGCTGTTCGTCGCGGGTCTCTTGCCGGGCATCCTGCTGACGACGATGCTCTGCATCGTCACCTGGTGGCTCGCGCGCAGTCGCGATTATCCGCGGCTGCCGAAGGCGACCTGGGGTGAGACCGTCCACGCCTTCCGTGAGAGCATCTGGGGCCTGTTGCTCGTCGTCATCATCATCGGCGGCATCTATAGCGGCCTGTTCACCGCGACCGAGGCCGCCGCGATGGCGGCGGTTTACTCGTTCTTCATCTCGGTCTTCGTCTACAAGGCCATCGGCATGAAGGACGTTCCGCGAGTGCTGCTGCGCGCCGCAAACACCAGCGCGATGCTGCTCTACATCGTCACCAATGCGGTGCTGTTCTCTTTCGTGCTCTCAAACGAGAACCTGCCGGCGACGCTCGCGGATTGGATCGCAGCGCAGAATCTCGGCTGGGTCGGCTTTCTGGCGGTCGTCAACGTTCTCTTGCTGCTCGCCGGAAACTTCATGGAGCCGAACTCGATCATCCTGATCATGGCGCCGATCCTGGCGCCCGCGGCCAAGAAGCTCGGTATCGACCTCGTCCATTTCGGCATCGTCATGGACGTCAACATGGAGGTCGGCCTCTGCCACCCGCCTGTCGGTCTGAACCTCTACGTCGCGTCGATGATAGCGCGCATGCGCATCACGGATCTCGCGGGAGCGGTGATGCCGTGGCTGCTCACCATGCTCGGCTTTCTCATCATCGTGACCTACTGGCCTGATTTGACGCTGTGGCTGCCGCGGGTGCTGGGGATGCACTAGAGTTGGCTTCAAGAGTTCAGCGACCGGCATAGCCGGTCGTTGACGGTTGGAACCGATGCGCGAATGGGCTTAGATGGCTCCAACCAGAGCAGGGAGGAGCCAATCCATGACGGAGATTTCCAGCTTCGAGCCGAAGGACGCAACGCCGTCCGTTATCGCGCAGCAAGCGGCGATGCTGAATGCGCTACCGTTTTCCGACACGCGGGATTTCGACGACGCTGCGCGCGGCTTTCTCGGCACGATCGAGCATGCGAAGATTACGAACCCGCAGGGGCGGACGGTCTGGAGTCTCGAGCCTTACGGCTTTCTCTCGGACGAGCAGGCGCCGCCGACGGTCAATCCCAGCCTGTGGCGGCAGTCGCGGCTCAACATGCATCACGGTTTGTTCGAGGTCGGGCCCGGCGTCTACCAAGTGCGCGGGCTCGACATCGCCAACATGACGCTGATTGAGGGCGAGCGCGGCGTCATCGTGGTCGACACCCTGACGTCGATCGAAGGCGCCCGCGCCGCGCTGGATCTCTACTACAAGCACCGCGGCACCCGGCCGGTCGCGGCCGTCATCTTCAGCCACACCCACACCGATCATTGGGGCGGTGCGCGCGGTGTCTTGGACGAGGATGCGCTCGCCAGCGGCCGCGTGCCCATCATCGCGCCGAACCTGTTCATGGAGCACGCGGTCTCCGAGAACATCATTGCGGGACCGGCGATGCTGCGGCGGGCGCAATACCAGTTCGGGCCGTTCCTCGCCAAGGGCGTGCGCGGGCAGGTCGATTGCGGTCTCGGCAAGACCATGGCGGCAGGATCGGTCGCGCTGCTGCGGCCGACCGACTTGATCATCGCGACCGGAGACAAGCGCGTCATCGACGGCGTCGAATTCGAATTCCAGATGGCGCCGAACAGCGAAGCGCCGGCGGAGATGCACTTCTTCCTTCCGCGCTACAAGCTTCTGAATCTCGCCGAGAACTGCACGCACAATTTCCATAATCTGCTGCCGTTCCGCGGAGCCGACGTGCGCGACGCGCTGGCGTGGTCAAAATACCTCAACGAAGCCTTGCATCTGTGGGGCGGCAAGGCCGAGGCGATGTGCGGCCAGCATCACTGGCCGGTGTGGGGTCGCGAGCGCATCGACACCATGATCCGCGAGCAGCGCGACCTCTACAAATTCGCGCATGACCAGACCATCCGCCTGATGAACCATGGCCTCACCGCCGCCGAAATCGCCGAGACGATCCAGTTGCCGAAGAGCCTGGAGGGCGCCTGGCACGGCCGCGGCTATTACGGTCATATCAGGCACAACGTGAAGGCGATCTACCAAAAATATCTCGGCTGGTACGACGCCAATCCGGTCAATCTCGATCCGCTGCCGCCAGTGGAGTCCGGCGGGAAATATGTCGAGTACATGGGCGGGGCCGATGCCATTCTCGCACGGGCGGCAGCAGATTTTGACAAGGGCGAATTCCGCTTCGTGGCGCAGGCGCTCGGCCATCTCGTCTTCGCCGAGCCGGACAATCGGGCGGCGCGCGCATTGCTGGCCGACACGCTGGAGCAGCTCGGCTATGCCGCCGAGAGTTCGACCTGGCGTAACGCCTATCTGTTCGGCGCCCAGGAATTGCGCGAGGGCATGCCAAAGACGCCGCCGCGCGCACCGATGCCGCGCGAGACGCTGGCGGCGCTGCGCACCTCGCAGCTCTGGGACGTGCTCGGGATCCGCCTCAACGGGCCGAAGGCGGAACGAAAGCACATCGTGCTCAACTGGAGCTTTTCGGACACCGGCGAGACGTTCGTGCTCAACCTGGAGAATTGCGCGTTGACCTATACCGAGGGCGCGCAGGCCGTGAACGCCCACGCCAGCTTCACCCTCGCGCGTGCCACGCTGGACGAGGTGATCGCGAAGCTGACGAGCTTTCCGGAAGCCGTCGCCGCCGGTAAGGTCAAGCTATCAGGCGACTCAACGAAACTCGCCGAACTGATGGGCCTGATGGACGAATTCCCGCGGATGTTCGAGATTGTGGAGCCGAAGCCGGCGATGGTGATGTAGGGCGGTGTTGCTGCCTCTGTCACTGACACGCACTCGCTGTCATCGCCCGGCTTGGCCGGGCGATCCAGTACTCCGCGGCCGGAGTTGAGCGAACAACTATGGCCGCGGCGTACTGGATGCCCGCCTTCGCGGGCATGACAGTTCGTGTTAGAGGCGCTCACTCCGCGCTGCTCACCAGCTTGATCCGCGGCGACTGTTCTTCGGTCAGGCTGCGATAGGCCGCGAGATAATCCAGCGCCATTCGCCGCGCCGTGAAACGTTTCTCGAACTGCTGTCGGATGGCAGAACGATCGAGCTGTGCAAGGCGATTGACCACGCCGGCGGCGCTGAGGATGTCCTCGACCACGAAGCCGGTGACGCCCTCGTCGATGATCTCCGGCACCGAGCCGCGGTTGAAGGCCACGACCGGCGTACCGCAGGCCATGGCTTCGATCATCACCAGGCCGAACGGCTCCGGCCAGTCGATCGGCAACAGCAAGCCGAGCGCGCCGCTCAGGAAGTCGGACTTCTCGTGATCGCTGATCTCGCCGATATACTCCACCAGCGGATTGTTCTGGATCATCGGCTTGATCAGTTCGTCATAATAATCCTGGTCGGCGCGATCGACCTTGGCCGCGATCTTCAGCGGGATGCCGCAATGCATCGCGATCTTGATGGCACGGTCGACGCCTTTCTCCGGCGCGATGCGGCCGAGCACCGCCAGATATTCCTGTTTCGCCGGCTTCGGCATCAGCAAATTTTCCGGGAGGCCGTGATGGATGGTCGTCACCCAGTTTGCCTGCGGCACCGGCCGCCGCTGTGCGTTCGAAATCGAAACAACGGGCATTTTGGAGAAAGTATTGAACACCGGCTGATGCTCCGGCAGATCGAGCCGGCCGTGCAGCGTGGTGAGGAACGGCGTCGGCTGCCGATAGAACAGCGACCACGGATAATAGTCGAGGTGGAAGTGGAGGAAATCGAACTCCTCGTCGTCACATTTCTGCCGCACGCGCTCCAGGAGCACCATGTGCAGCGCGTTGGGATCGCGCACGGAACCGTCGAGGCGGAGCGCCCGCGGCCAGAGTGCGTCCAGCTTCGCCGACGTCTGCGAATCGCCGCTGGCAAACAGCGTCACGTCGTGTCCAAGGGCAACCAGCTCCTCCGTCAACCAATGCACCACCCGCTCGGTGCCGCCATAAAGCTTGGGTGGAACAGCCTCCGTCAACGGAGCTACCTGCGCGATGCGCATCTCACCATCTCCTCTGCGATCATGTGAACCTTGAAACCCCCAGCCTGTCAGCACCGGCTATGCCAGCCAAGGGAACGTTCCCGCAGTTGCGAAGTTCCTCTCACCAAACGTTACTTATTCGACACATCACGCGTGCGTCTCGATGCTGCCATCACCTCTTCTCAGATCGTCCGCATCCGCATGTCGTGATGGCTTCGCCCGGGAACCGAGGCGGAGTGGTCGATGTTCAATCGATCAGTAAGAAAACTGCAGGCATCACGACGGGGTCGAGTGTCACATGGATCATCTTTCTGGATACGCGCGCAGGCCATTT
Encoded proteins:
- a CDS encoding glycosyltransferase family 4 protein, translated to MRIAQVAPLTEAVPPKLYGGTERVVHWLTEELVALGHDVTLFASGDSQTSAKLDALWPRALRLDGSVRDPNALHMVLLERVRQKCDDEEFDFLHFHLDYYPWSLFYRQPTPFLTTLHGRLDLPEHQPVFNTFSKMPVVSISNAQRRPVPQANWVTTIHHGLPENLLMPKPAKQEYLAVLGRIAPEKGVDRAIKIAMHCGIPLKIAAKVDRADQDYYDELIKPMIQNNPLVEYIGEISDHEKSDFLSGALGLLLPIDWPEPFGLVMIEAMACGTPVVAFNRGSVPEIIDEGVTGFVVEDILSAAGVVNRLAQLDRSAIRQQFEKRFTARRMALDYLAAYRSLTEEQSPRIKLVSSAE
- a CDS encoding TRAP transporter large permease subunit, which produces MRAATVFALLIALMLTGIPVSIALGLTVMTFLFTLTAVPIEAVSMKLFTGIEGFEIMAIPFFILAGNFLTHGGVARRMINFATSLIGHWHGGLGLAGIVACAMFALVCGSSVATVAAIGAIVLPEMVRHGYPMRFGAGIITVAGSLGILMLPSIPKIVYAVSTNTSIGALFVAGLLPGILLTTMLCIVTWWLARSRDYPRLPKATWGETVHAFRESIWGLLLVVIIIGGIYSGLFTATEAAAMAAVYSFFISVFVYKAIGMKDVPRVLLRAANTSAMLLYIVTNAVLFSFVLSNENLPATLADWIAAQNLGWVGFLAVVNVLLLLAGNFMEPNSIILIMAPILAPAAKKLGIDLVHFGIVMDVNMEVGLCHPPVGLNLYVASMIARMRITDLAGAVMPWLLTMLGFLIIVTYWPDLTLWLPRVLGMH
- a CDS encoding alkyl sulfatase dimerization domain-containing protein, which translates into the protein MTEISSFEPKDATPSVIAQQAAMLNALPFSDTRDFDDAARGFLGTIEHAKITNPQGRTVWSLEPYGFLSDEQAPPTVNPSLWRQSRLNMHHGLFEVGPGVYQVRGLDIANMTLIEGERGVIVVDTLTSIEGARAALDLYYKHRGTRPVAAVIFSHTHTDHWGGARGVLDEDALASGRVPIIAPNLFMEHAVSENIIAGPAMLRRAQYQFGPFLAKGVRGQVDCGLGKTMAAGSVALLRPTDLIIATGDKRVIDGVEFEFQMAPNSEAPAEMHFFLPRYKLLNLAENCTHNFHNLLPFRGADVRDALAWSKYLNEALHLWGGKAEAMCGQHHWPVWGRERIDTMIREQRDLYKFAHDQTIRLMNHGLTAAEIAETIQLPKSLEGAWHGRGYYGHIRHNVKAIYQKYLGWYDANPVNLDPLPPVESGGKYVEYMGGADAILARAAADFDKGEFRFVAQALGHLVFAEPDNRAARALLADTLEQLGYAAESSTWRNAYLFGAQELREGMPKTPPRAPMPRETLAALRTSQLWDVLGIRLNGPKAERKHIVLNWSFSDTGETFVLNLENCALTYTEGAQAVNAHASFTLARATLDEVIAKLTSFPEAVAAGKVKLSGDSTKLAELMGLMDEFPRMFEIVEPKPAMVM